TTTGATATGGGTGTCGACATCTCAATTCAAGCAGCCACCAAATACATTGTCGGCCATTCTGATGTGATGATGGGCACGGCTACTGCCAATGAGCAGCATTGGGAGCAACTGCGCGAAAACAGTTACTTAATGGGCCAAACCACCTCGCCTGATGACGTGTATTTAGCCGCGCGAGGCCTACGTACCTTAGGGGTGCGTATGGCACAGCATAATAAAAATGCCTTAAAAGTGGCTAATTGGTTGACGACTCGTGCAGAAGTCGATCATGTGCGTCACCCAGCGTTTGATACTTGCCCGGGTCACGAATTTTTTAAACGCGACTTTAGCAGCGGTAATGGCTTATTCTCGTTTGTGCTTAAGCAAGGCGACTTAGCATCGGTGACGGCTTTTGTTGAAAACATGGACCATTTTAAAATGGGCTTTTCATGGGGTGGTTTCGAAAGCTTAATTTTAGGGGTATTTGGTATTAACAATATCCGCACGGCTACCCAATGGGACAACAGCAAGCCATTAATACGCTTACACATTGGACTTGAAGATGCCGACGATTTAATTGCCGATCTTGATGCGGCATTTAGCCGATATAATGCAATACTACAAAAATAGCCTCTACTCGTGGCTGTAACGCTTTGCAAAAAACGTTTACGGAATGTTCAAACTACAGGGAAATCAATGAATATCATCAAATTAGTCATTCTCAGCCTGTGCATTAGCATTGGCTATTATGCATTAACTATCGTGGCAATTGGCCAGTCTGCTGCCGGCAACTTATTGTGGTGGTTTAATAGCAGTGAATATCCAATGCTGGCGCACCTTGCACAGAACTTTGTTGGTATCGGCATAGCAGCGTTAATTCCTGCGTTTATAATCAGAAGTTACGAGCCTGCAAGACAGTGGATTGCCATTACCATTATGATTTTAGCTGCCATGTTATTGCACGGTAATATGCATTACATGCCATGGGATCCGATGGGCATCGTCAGGTTTGTAAACAACACCTTGTTTTACGGTGATATCGGTGCAAAAGTGCTGTTTTTCTATATCTTGCTGCTACCTATTCTGTGGTTGATGCTGCTTAAACGTATGGCACGTGTCTAGCCCAAAGTAAGCATACAAAATAGCAGCCCAGTTAACTGTTAGGATTAACAAAGCCCTGAGTCATAATCGACCCAGGGCTTTGTTAATGCTTATGAGCCTTAGTGCAATGTCTACCACCACTGCAACTCACAACCACACTAGCATTCGCAAACCATTATGAGGTTATTAATCCTCTAGTACTGAGATAAAAATTCGGTCTGCATTCCACAGTTCTATTATTTTGCGAGTCTTCTTGGCGTTCCAAAAACATTTTCCAAACAGAATAATCCCCGCACCTTCTAACTGACGCCCTTCTGATACCTTAAAACGTTCTAATAATATCGACTTATATTTAGCGATAGGAATACCAACATCAGTACAATCAGATGGGTTTAACCAATCAAGCGCTTTATCTAGGTGTGAAATCGTCCCCCAATACATTTTAGGCTTTGCCTCTTTGGCATTAGCACTGGGCTCAGCCTCGGCAAAGTTAACAAATAAATTCTTCGCTTTGAATTGATAACCAGTATCAAGCTCAATCAAGGTACTCGACTGGGCTAAGTCGCTACCACGCATTAGGCTATTGAGAATTTTTTCCAGCCCCAATACTTTGACCTTGGGTTGTTGATTGTTGCCAGCGGGTTTGCGACTGGTATTATCGATTTTTTGGGGACGGCTTGAGATTCGGTTTGCTCCAGAGGCGACAGTTTTCACCTCTAAAATGGGCTTTTTGGTGTTTAATAACCTGAAATCAATACTGATAATATTCGTATCTGCAATGAATTGATTCACTTCAACGGCATGTCGAGTCTCTCGGTCTCGCTGAGTTGAAGGATG
The Shewanella vesiculosa DNA segment above includes these coding regions:
- a CDS encoding cystathionine beta-lyase → MSKDDKLATQIVSVGREKKFTKGIINPPVFRASTVVFDTMDEMRFAIKNKTNGEMFYGRRGTPTHFAFQQAICELEGGAGTALYPSGAGAISSALLAFLKSGDHLLMVDTAYEPTRDLCNKMLAGFGIETTYYDPMIGDGIRELIRPNTKVLFLESPGSITMEVQDVPTLSRIAHEHNVIVMLDNTWASPINSRPFDMGVDISIQAATKYIVGHSDVMMGTATANEQHWEQLRENSYLMGQTTSPDDVYLAARGLRTLGVRMAQHNKNALKVANWLTTRAEVDHVRHPAFDTCPGHEFFKRDFSSGNGLFSFVLKQGDLASVTAFVENMDHFKMGFSWGGFESLILGVFGINNIRTATQWDNSKPLIRLHIGLEDADDLIADLDAAFSRYNAILQK